A region from the Stygiolobus caldivivus genome encodes:
- a CDS encoding TatD family hydrolase has product MNPPRYYDAHCHYSNLKKHYDGFVIAAVSMDSSSSLETLSLRSESILAGVGIHPWKVHEEKLELVSSMVDKADFIGEVGLDYRFAKAPKELQSNYFNFFAQKASETGKLINVHALDAWRDAFNVLTRAGVKRAIFHWYSGPEDLLKDIQGAGYYITVNPSITFQQKHKRVVEKAPLDIIITESDGGYEYRGKLLEPTDIPAVIPLLAKLKGVNEDELLRVIESNFKKAYQL; this is encoded by the coding sequence ATGAATCCTCCCCGGTATTATGACGCACATTGCCACTATTCTAACCTGAAGAAACATTATGACGGGTTTGTAATAGCTGCAGTCTCTATGGACTCATCTTCTTCCTTGGAGACCCTCAGCCTGAGATCTGAGAGCATCTTAGCTGGTGTCGGGATCCACCCTTGGAAAGTCCATGAGGAGAAACTGGAGCTCGTTTCTAGTATGGTAGACAAAGCTGACTTCATAGGTGAAGTGGGGTTAGATTACCGGTTTGCGAAAGCACCTAAAGAACTACAGAGTAATTATTTCAATTTTTTTGCCCAAAAGGCTTCAGAGACAGGGAAGTTAATTAACGTCCACGCTTTGGACGCGTGGAGGGACGCATTTAACGTACTGACAAGAGCCGGAGTTAAGAGGGCGATATTCCACTGGTATTCAGGCCCAGAGGACCTACTTAAAGACATACAAGGGGCAGGGTATTATATAACAGTAAACCCTTCAATCACATTTCAACAAAAACACAAGAGGGTAGTAGAAAAAGCCCCGTTGGACATCATCATTACGGAAAGTGACGGAGGATATGAGTATAGGGGTAAATTGCTTGAGCCCACAGATATCCCAGCCGTTATACCCTTATTGGCTAAGTTAAAAGGAGTCAATGAGGATGAACTTCTAAGGGTGATAGAGTCAAACTTTAAGAAAGCTTACCAATTGTAG